A region of the Streptomyces sp. NBC_00442 genome:
GCTGCTCGACCATCTCGCGCGCGTCCACCCCAGCCGGTACGGGGCGCTCACGGACGGGGTGCGCGCGGTGTGCCTGACCGATGTGGGGCCGGTGCCCGACCAGTCGACCGCGCTGCGGCTCGTGGTGCTCGCCGACCGCCTCTACGACCGCGAGGTCCCGGTCCTGGCCTCCGGTGTCCCCTTCGACCGGCTGTTCAGTGACGAGATGCTGAACGGCGGCTACCGCAAGAAGTACTTCCGGGCGATCTCCCGGCTGACCGCCCTGGCGCGCGACGCGAAGGGCCTTGTGGGGCAGTAGGTTTGGCGCCGAGGGGGCTCTTGCTGCATCCGTCCACCGCCCCCTCGGCCACAGAAGGGAATCATCATGGCCACCACGCGCACGGCGCACACGGTCTGGGAAGGCGAGCTCGTCAAGGGCTCCGGCACCGTCACCTTCGACTCCTCGGGCATCGCCTCGCAGGCGGTCTCCTGGCCGTCCCGCGCCGAGCAGGCCAACGGCAGGACCAGCCCGGAGGAGCTCATCGCGGGCGCCCACTCCAGCTGCTTCTCGATGGCCCTCTCGCACGGTCTGACGCAGGCGGGCAACCCGCCCACCCGCCTGGAGACCAAGGCCGACGTCACCTTCCAGCCCGGCGAGGGCATCACCGGCATCCACCTCACCGTGCGCGGTGAGGTTACCGGCCTCGACGCGGACGCCTTCCAGGCGGCCGCCGAGGACGCCAAGAAGAACTGCCCGGTGAGCCAGGCCCTGTCCGGGACCACGATCACGCTGAGCGCCGAGCTCGTCTGAGGCCGGCGCCACCGGTGGCGCCGGGCCGCGTTCCCTCGCACGATCGGGGGAACGCGGCCCTCGCGCGCTTCAGGACGCGCCGCTCACGACGCGCCGATCAGGACGCGCGGTTGGTGAGGCCCGAGATGTCGACGGACTGGTCGGCGGGCGGGGTCGCTGTCGGTACCGGCTTGTCGTAGCCGTCGAAGCGTATGGTCGCGTCGGGGGTCTTCGCGCCCGCCTTGGCGATGGTGATCCGGACCGGGTAGGGCGTGCCGGTCGCGGCCACGTCGAGCGTGATGGTGCGGCCCTGCTGGGTGCCGGTGACGGGGATGACCGCGACGCCGTCGACCGTGGTCGGCTTCCCCTTGGTGAGCCCGGTGGCGGGCTGCTGCGTGGCGCCGGCGATGGACTGCCGGAAGGTGTCCAGGTCGCAGACGTCTGTGCTGGTGCGCAGGACCGGGTCGTTGGTGGTCCCCTTGAGGTAGCGGCCGCCGACGAGGGAGGCCAGCGCGCTGCCGCCGCCCGGCACCTCGTTCTTCCAGAACGCCGCGTCCGGCTTCAGCCAGACGTCGCTGCCCCGCTTCACGATCTGGACCGAGCCCCGGGGGCCGAGGCCGACCGAGCCGCGGCAGTTCCCCGCCCTGTCCAGTGTGAGGTCGAAGGAGGTCGAGCTCGCGGCGCCGGACGTGCCGAGGTCGCCCTTGGCCGTCATGTGCAGGGACGTCGCGCCGAGCAGGGCCGCGCGGGAGCGCTGGGCGATCTGCTGGGCGGTGAGGGAGCCGGTGTCGTCCGCGTGCGCGGTGGCCACGCCGGCGAGGGCGACCAGGGCGGCGGTCGAGCAGACCGTCGAGCACACGGCCGCGGTACGGGATCCGGACACATCGCCTCCCGGGGGCGTGCACCACGCCCTGCCTGCGCACGGGCGCGTTCGGGTGGGCCTGCCGTATGGAACGAGCCTAGTCCGCGCCGCCGGATCGCGCGTCGCGGGCCGCCGGGCGCGGGCCCACGGGCACGGCCCCGGGGGGCGGCACGGGCCCGGCGTAGACGCCGAACCCCACCGGGACGAGGGAACCATGCCGGCCCTGTCCGGCATTGGCCGGAATCTCCGGCATGGCGCAGGCACCCTGAACAAATCGTCCTATATGACCAGCTACGTTCCGAACGTGACTATCTCTGTGCGAAAGCTGCTCGCTGTGGCCCTGCTCGGTGCGTCGCTCGCGGGCTGCGGCTCCGACCCGGCCTCGGCCCCGCCCCGGCGGACCGACACGTCCGCTCCCTCCGCGCCCGGCCCCGTCGGCGCGGCCGCGCCCTCGGCGGCCCAGAGCGCCCCGACCATGGCCCCGGGCCCCGGCGGCGTCACCCCGGTCTTCCAGCGGGCGCCCGGCACCCAGGGCGAGAAGGTCGTGGCGCTCACCTTCGACGCCGACATGACGGCCGACCAGGGACCGCGCGCGGCCGGCGGCGAGCGCTTCGACAACCCGGCGCTCATCGCCGATCTGCGCCGTCTGAAGGTGCCGGCCACGGTGTTCATGACGGGCCGCTGGGCCGAGGAGTACCCGGCCGAGGCACGCGCCATCGGAACGGACCCCAACTTCGAGATCGGCAACCACTCCTACAGCCACTACTCCTTCACGTCCGACTGCTACGGGCTGCCCGTGGTCGAGAAGGGGCAGATGCGCGCCGACGTGGAGAAGGCGACGGCCCAGTTCAAGAAGGCCGGGGTGCGCAACGCCGTTCCGTACTTCCGCTTCCCCGGCGGGTGCTACAACGACGAGGTGCTGCGCGAGCTCGCCCCGTTGAAGATGACCGGCGTCCAGTGGGACGTGGTGAGCGGCGACGCCTTCGCCACGGACGCCAACGCGGTGGCCGAGCAGGTCCTCGCCGGGGTCAAGCCCGGATCCCTGGTGGTCATGCACTGCACGCGCAGCGCGGCGCCGGTCACCGACACGGCGCTCCAGCGCGTCGTGCCGGAGCTGCGCAAGCGCGGGTACCGCTTCGTGAAGGTGTCCGACCTGATCCGCGGAGCGGCGGCGGCGCACCACTAGGCGTCGCTCGGGACGGGCGCCGCTCGGGGACAGGCGTCGCTCGGGGAAGGGCGCGGCAGCGGCGCCGGTCAGCCGGAGCAGGCCGTGCGCTGCGCCTCCTGCCACGCGCACACCGGGCAGAGCGTGCTGCCCTTGGTGGACTCCGGGTACTCGGTGGGCGCGCGGCACAGGACGCACTCGGCGAAGGGGCCCTCGTACGCAGCGGGCGCGGGGGCAGCGGCCACGGGCCCCGTCTCGCAGTAGGTGGTGTCGTCGTGCGGCCGTGTCTCGTCCATGGCCCGAGCCTAATCGGCCCCCGGGGGCCGGCTCACCGGCGTCGCGAGCTGAGCGCGCAGACCCCGGCCGCGGCCGCCGCGGCGAGCGCGAGGGCCGCGGCCAGGGGCAGCACCGCCAGGGGTACGGCTCCGGTCCGCGCGCCGGTGACCAGGCCCGTCACCGCGTACTTGGCGGGGGACGGCGTGAGGACCAGGGCGAGCAGCGCGGCCGACGCGGTGAGCGCGAGGGACCAGCCCCGCGCGTGCAGCACGGGCCGGCTGCCGAGCGCGCCGACCGCGGCGCCGGTCAGTACGCACACCGCCGCGGCGAGCAGACCCGCCGCCATTGCGGAACCCGGCGCCACCGCGATCCGCCGGTTCCCGCTCACCGGATCGCTCACGGCGACGACGTACGCCGTGCCCGCGAGGCCCAGCAGGGCCGCCGAGCCCGTCGCGCAGAGCAGGGCGGCGAGGTGGGCGCGGCCCGGCCCCGCCGCCGCCGCGGTGCACGCCCGCGCGGCCTCCGGCTCGTGGGTGACGCAGAGGTGCACCAGCCAGGCCGCCACCGGGAGCAGCCCGGCGGCCGCGTACCCCAGCGAGTCGAGCACGCGATCCCCCGCCCGGACGCCGATGCCGAGGAAGGCGGCGTACAGCAGGAACGGTGCGAGCCAGCGCTGGGAGCGCAGGAGCAGCGCGCTCTGGTAGCGGACGAGCGGCAGGAGCGGGCTCACGGTCTGCGTACCCCTTCGATGTGCCAGGGCGGGCCGGCCGCGAGCAGGGCCCGCAGCAGGTCGTCGGAATGGACGGCCCGGAACGCGCAGCGTGCGCGTTCCGCCGGGTCCGCTCAACTCCTCCGGCGATCCCGGGAGTTGGGGTGGCAGGGGCCCGGTGCCGGCTATGTCGACAAGGACGGACGCCTCCGGGTGGCGGGCGGTGTCGGGGGCCACGGGTACGGGGCGCAGACGCGCGTCCGCCACCGCGTAACGCGCCGTCCCGCTCCCCGGGAGACGTCGGGGGTCGTGGTCGACGAGGACGACCGTGGCGCCCCGTGCGACGCGTTCGCGCACCGCCCGTTCCAGTTCGGCGCGTGCGGCGGTGTCGAGTCCCGTCCATGCCTCGTCGAGGACGAGGAGTCCGGGCTCGGCGAGCAGCGCCTGGGCCACGGCGACCTTCTGGCTCGTGCCCTTGGACAGCTCGGCGAGTGGGGTCGCGGCGTACGCGGCCGCGCCGAACCGCTCCAGCCAGTACCTCGCCCGTTCCTCGGCCGTCCGGCGGTCGAGGCCGTGGACGCGGCCGAGGTGGGTGAGGTAGCCGGACGCGGTGAACGGCAGCGCCGCGGAGAAGCGTTCGGGCACGTAGGCGGTGCGCGGACGGCCGGTGACACGGCCCGCGGTCGGCGCGTCGATGCCGGCGATGAGCCTCAACAGGGTTGATTTTCCGGTGCCGTTGGCGCCTTCGATCCGGACCAGGGCGCCCGCGGGAAGGTCGAGGTCGATGTCGCGCAGGACCCAGGGGCCGCCGATGGAGTACCGGCGGCCCACGCCCCGCAGCGCGCGTGTGGTGCTCAGTGCTGCTGGGCCTTCTGCGGCGTCGCCTCGCTCGGCCGGACGATGACGTAGCCCTCGCCCTGGAGCATCAGCTGGACGGCTTCGCCCGAACCGCCGCGCAGCATCGAGCCGATGGACTGCGAGCGGTGCAGGGAGGTCTGGAGGCTGGCGGTCCAGCCGACGACCGCGTCGGTGTCGACGTAGACCGGCATCTGCGACGAGACCGGGATGACCAGCGGGTTGCCCTCACACATCAGGCCGAGCCGGCCCTGGCCGGTGAAGACGCTGTTGAAGAGGCCGCCGCCGGCGATGCCGGAGCCCTTGACCGTCTTTATCTCGTAGCTGAGCGAGGAGTCGAAGCACAGCACGTTGCGGCCGTTGATGGTGAGGGAGTCGCCGGGCTCGACGTCGACGATGAAACAGTTCTGCGCCTCGTGCGCGAACCAGGCCTCGCCCTGGCCGCTGACCGCCATCAGGGGCAGGCCCTCGCCGGTGACGGCGCGCTTGAGCATGCCGCCGATGCCCTGGCCGCGCCGCTCGAACTGCAGGTTGCCGCGGTAGGCGATCATCGCGCCCTGGCGCGCGAGCATCTCGCCGTTGACGGCGTACTTGATCGACTTGGCGTTCTCCAGGGTCATTCCGGCGGCGGCCGCCGGCTGGGCCATGTTCTCTTGGGCGAAAAGGTCGCTCTTCATGCGCGCATCCTGTCCCGGAACGATTCATTCCGCCAAGAATCACCGGTTCGGTGGCTGGCAGACTGGTCGGGTGAGCACCGAGAACACCCAGGACGCCCCGCAGGACAGCCCTCCCGAGGGCCACGGCGCCCCTCCCGAGGGCCCCTTCCACGACGAGTCCCCGCGCGACGAGGCGCCGCAGTTCGTGCTGCCGCTCGTCGTCCACATCGAGAAGACCGAGCCGCCCGCGCGCACCGACGCACTGGAGACGGCCGCCCGCGCGGTGCTCGTGATCCTCTCCGACGAGCGGTCGCTGGGCGAGGGGGACGACGAGGGCGAGTGGGCGCGGGTCATGCGCGACTGGCAGGACGCGCGGATCCGCAAGGTCGTACGGCGGGCCCGCGGCGCGGAGTGGCGCAAGGCCTCGGCCCTGCCCGGCATCACGGTCACCGGGAAGGCGGCGGAGGTCCGCGTCTTCCCGCCCGTTCCGCTCGACGGCTGGCCCAAGGAGCTGGCCAAGCTCCAGGTGTCCGGCACCGACCTGGACGACCCGGCGCAGCCGGACGCGCCCGACCCGCTCGCGCCGGTGCTCTGGCTCAACCCGGAACTCGCCATGTCCGCGGGCAAGACCATGGCGCAGGCCGGGCACGCGGCGCAGCTCGCCTGGTGGGAGCTGTCGGAGGGCGAGCGGGCGGCTTGGCGCGAGGCGGATTTCGCGCTGTCCGTACGCACGGCGTCCCCTGCGGGGTGGCGCGAGCTGACCGTCGCCGGGCTTCCGGTGGTCCGCGACGCGGGGTTCACGGAGATCGCGCCGGGGTCCTGCACGGTGGTGGCCGACCACCCGTCCCTGCGCGCCCGCCTCCAGCCCAACTGACCCCGCCGGGCGCGCCGCCCCGGTTCGCTTTCGGGTGCGGGCGCGTGCGTGGCCGGTCGCGCAGTTCCCCGCGCCCCTTAGGCATCCGGTGCCGGGCGGTGCGGACGGCCTCGGCCCGTTCGATGCCGGCCCCCAGGATCCGCTGCCAGGAGCCGGCCCTGCGTGGCCGGTCGCGCAGTTCCCCGCGCCCCTCGGGCATCCGGTGCCGGCCCCGCATGGGCACCCTCAGCCCGTCATAGGGGTCGCCCTGGCCCCTTGAGGCCTTGGGGAGGGTGGGAAACCCCCGGGGTCGGGGGCGGAGCCCCGGGGAGTTGGGGGTCGGCTCGTTGAACGGCGCGGCCGACCCACGCGTATCCCCTGGTACCGCCGAGCACCGCCCCCGCTCACAACTACCCACCCCAGGAGGCACCTTGTCGCGTGGAATAGTTCGGTCCAGCCGTTTCGCCCTGCGCCGCGTCAACGGCACCGGCCTGCTCATCGCGGTCCTCGTGGCCACGCTCGGCGCGCTCGCCTTCCCCGTCTGGTCGTACGCCGACCGGGCCGGGACCCCGCAGGCCGACCTCGACTCCGCCTCCACACCCACCGCTTGGGGACCACTGTCCGCGACGGACCGGGATTTCCTCAACAAGGTGCGGCTCGCCGGGCTCTGGGAGGGTCCGGCCGGACAGCAGGCACAGCAGCGGGCGCCCAGCGCCGCGATCAAGGCGGCCGGTGACCATCTCGTCATGGGGCACGCCGCGCTCGACCAGCACGCCCGCGACGTCGCCTCGAAGCTCGGCATCGTCCTGCCGACCCAGCCCAACGCCCAGCAGCAGGGCTGGCTCCGGGAGCTGACGGCGGCGTCGGGGCGTGACTACGAGGTCAAGTTCGCCAACCTGATCCGGGCCTCGCACGGCAAGGTGTTCCTGCTGGTCGCCCAGGTCCGGTCCAACACGCGCAACTCGCTCATCCGCGACCTGGCCACCGACGCCAACAACACCGTGCTCGACCACATGACGATGCTGGAGGGGACGGGTCTGGTGGACTTCGACGCGATGGCCACCTCCACCTGAGCCGGGCCGCGGCCGGGGCCCGGGAACCTCAAATCAAGCTCTGAACGTGCCCCGCACGGGGTTCGGCGCGCCGCCGCCGGGCCATGACCTGTCCATGAAGCACTTGGGCATCGGCATCGGCTGGCGGCCCGACATCGCGGAGGCGGTGGAGGGCCTCGCCGGCATCGACTGGGTCGAGGCGGTCGCGGAGAACCTCTGCCCCGGCCACCTCCCCGACTCGCTGGTCCGGCTGCGCGAGCGCGGCGTCGCCGTCGTGCCGCACGGCGTCTCGCTCGGCCTCGGCGGCGCCGAGCGGCCGGACGCGGGGCGCCTGGCCGGTCTCGCGGCACGGGCCGAGGCGCTCGGCGCGCCGCTCGTCACCGAGCACATCGCCTTCGTGCGCGCGGGAGGCGCACTGACCGCATCGCCGCACCTGGAGGCGGGCCACCTCCTGCCCGTGCCGCGCACCCGGGACGCCCTGCGCGTGCTGTGCGAGAACGTCCGCATCGCACAGGACGCCCTGCCCGTGCCGCTCGCCCTGGAGAACATAGCCGCGCTCATCGGCTGGCCCGACGACGAATTGACGGAGGGTCAGTTCCTGGCGGAGCTCGTCGAACGTACCGGGGTGGGCCTCCTCATCGACGTGGCCAACCTCCACACCAACCACGTCAACCGGGGCGAGGACCCCGTGAAGACCCTGGACGCGCTGCCCCTCGACGCCCTCGCGTACGTCCATGTCGCGGGCGGCGTCGAGCGGGACGGCGTGTGGCACGACACGCACGCCCATCCGGTGACCCGGCCGGTCCTCGACGTCCTGGCCGACCTGGCCTCGCGATGCGCGCCACCCGGCGTACTCCTGGAGCGGGACGAGGCGTTCCCGCCCGCCTCGGAGCTCGCGGGCGAACTCGACGCGATCCGCTCCACCCTCGAAGCGGCGGCTCCCCCCGACCGGCCCGCGTCCGCGCCCGCGTCCGTACGCACGCAGACACAGACACAGACGTCCGCGCACACATCCGCACCCGCCCGCCGGAGCCCGCTTCCCGACACCCGGGCCGAGCACAGCCGGGCCGAGCACGCCCAGGCCGGTCATGACACCCCGGAGACCGCCCGGTCGCGCCAGCGCCTCGCTCTCGCCCAGACCGCGCTGCTCTCCTCGCTCACCGCCGGCACCCCGGCGCCCGCCGGGTTCGACGGGCGCCGGCTGCGGGTGCAGGCCCGCGCGCTCGTGGCCAAGCGCGCCGATGTGGTGGCCAAGGTCGCGCCCGAGCTGCCGCGCCTCCTCGGGGACGGCTATCGGGAGGCCTTCTCCTCGTACGCCGCCTGCCGTCCGATGTGCGGCGGATACCGTCAGGACGCCCTGGACTTCGCCCGGTTCCTGCTCGACGCCGGGCGCCCCGCCGAACCCGACGCCCGCCGGGCGCTGGCCCGCTGGTTCAGCGAGCGGGCCGGCGCGCGGCCGCCGGGGAAGGCGGCGCGGCTCCTTCGCACCCTGACCCGGGCGGCCTGAGCCAAGGTCCGCAACCCGCCAACGTACCGTGTGGGCAAGGGGGTTGGTGGCGCCTCCCGTGCCACGTGACGACTCCCACACCACCCCGCCACGCACTTCACGAAAGCGCCTTCGGGATCAGCGGACTCCGCACTACGGTGCGCACCGCATCGGGAGGCACACATGCGTGGTTTGCGGTCCGGCACGGGGCTCGTCGTCATCGCCCTGACGGCGACGCTGCTCGCCCTGCTCTTCCCCCTCTGGTCGTACGCCGACCGTTCCGGCACGCCCCTGGCGGACGTCGACGCCGGCACGGTGGCGACCCGTTGGGGCCC
Encoded here:
- a CDS encoding OsmC family protein, which produces MATTRTAHTVWEGELVKGSGTVTFDSSGIASQAVSWPSRAEQANGRTSPEELIAGAHSSCFSMALSHGLTQAGNPPTRLETKADVTFQPGEGITGIHLTVRGEVTGLDADAFQAAAEDAKKNCPVSQALSGTTITLSAELV
- a CDS encoding polysaccharide deacetylase family protein yields the protein MTISVRKLLAVALLGASLAGCGSDPASAPPRRTDTSAPSAPGPVGAAAPSAAQSAPTMAPGPGGVTPVFQRAPGTQGEKVVALTFDADMTADQGPRAAGGERFDNPALIADLRRLKVPATVFMTGRWAEEYPAEARAIGTDPNFEIGNHSYSHYSFTSDCYGLPVVEKGQMRADVEKATAQFKKAGVRNAVPYFRFPGGCYNDEVLRELAPLKMTGVQWDVVSGDAFATDANAVAEQVLAGVKPGSLVVMHCTRSAAPVTDTALQRVVPELRKRGYRFVKVSDLIRGAAAAHH
- a CDS encoding ABC transporter; protein product: MSPLLPLVRYQSALLLRSQRWLAPFLLYAAFLGIGVRAGDRVLDSLGYAAAGLLPVAAWLVHLCVTHEPEAARACTAAAAGPGRAHLAALLCATGSAALLGLAGTAYVVAVSDPVSGNRRIAVAPGSAMAAGLLAAAVCVLTGAAVGALGSRPVLHARGWSLALTASAALLALVLTPSPAKYAVTGLVTGARTGAVPLAVLPLAAALALAAAAAAGVCALSSRRR
- a CDS encoding AIM24 family protein codes for the protein MKSDLFAQENMAQPAAAAGMTLENAKSIKYAVNGEMLARQGAMIAYRGNLQFERRGQGIGGMLKRAVTGEGLPLMAVSGQGEAWFAHEAQNCFIVDVEPGDSLTINGRNVLCFDSSLSYEIKTVKGSGIAGGGLFNSVFTGQGRLGLMCEGNPLVIPVSSQMPVYVDTDAVVGWTASLQTSLHRSQSIGSMLRGGSGEAVQLMLQGEGYVIVRPSEATPQKAQQH
- a CDS encoding aminoacyl-tRNA hydrolase, translated to MSTENTQDAPQDSPPEGHGAPPEGPFHDESPRDEAPQFVLPLVVHIEKTEPPARTDALETAARAVLVILSDERSLGEGDDEGEWARVMRDWQDARIRKVVRRARGAEWRKASALPGITVTGKAAEVRVFPPVPLDGWPKELAKLQVSGTDLDDPAQPDAPDPLAPVLWLNPELAMSAGKTMAQAGHAAQLAWWELSEGERAAWREADFALSVRTASPAGWRELTVAGLPVVRDAGFTEIAPGSCTVVADHPSLRARLQPN
- a CDS encoding DUF692 domain-containing protein, with the protein product MKHLGIGIGWRPDIAEAVEGLAGIDWVEAVAENLCPGHLPDSLVRLRERGVAVVPHGVSLGLGGAERPDAGRLAGLAARAEALGAPLVTEHIAFVRAGGALTASPHLEAGHLLPVPRTRDALRVLCENVRIAQDALPVPLALENIAALIGWPDDELTEGQFLAELVERTGVGLLIDVANLHTNHVNRGEDPVKTLDALPLDALAYVHVAGGVERDGVWHDTHAHPVTRPVLDVLADLASRCAPPGVLLERDEAFPPASELAGELDAIRSTLEAAAPPDRPASAPASVRTQTQTQTSAHTSAPARRSPLPDTRAEHSRAEHAQAGHDTPETARSRQRLALAQTALLSSLTAGTPAPAGFDGRRLRVQARALVAKRADVVAKVAPELPRLLGDGYREAFSSYAACRPMCGGYRQDALDFARFLLDAGRPAEPDARRALARWFSERAGARPPGKAARLLRTLTRAA